One region of Bacillus pumilus genomic DNA includes:
- the fabZ gene encoding 3-hydroxyacyl-ACP dehydratase FabZ: MLDAQQIQDIIPHRYPFLLVDRILEVEGEKRAVGIKNVTVNEEFFNGHFPGYPVMPGVLIVEALAQVFGVIMLGKEENKGKIGLFAGIDGCRFKRQVKPGDQLRLEVEVTRLKGPVAKGKAVATVDGEVACEAELTFSIGPKVS; the protein is encoded by the coding sequence ATGCTTGATGCTCAGCAAATTCAAGACATTATTCCACACCGTTATCCATTCTTATTGGTCGACCGTATTTTAGAGGTTGAGGGAGAGAAAAGAGCGGTTGGGATTAAAAATGTCACAGTGAACGAAGAATTTTTTAATGGTCATTTCCCAGGATACCCAGTCATGCCGGGTGTGCTAATTGTAGAAGCACTTGCGCAGGTGTTTGGAGTCATTATGTTAGGCAAAGAAGAAAACAAAGGGAAAATTGGTTTATTTGCAGGAATTGATGGCTGCCGTTTCAAAAGACAGGTGAAGCCTGGCGATCAGCTTCGTTTAGAGGTAGAAGTGACGCGCCTCAAGGGTCCAGTTGCAAAAGGAAAAGCAGTAGCCACAGTAGATGGCGAAGTGGCATGTGAAGCAGAACTTACATTTTCTATCGGTCCTAAAGTATCATGA
- a CDS encoding tetratricopeptide repeat protein, whose amino-acid sequence MNFKSDKSIKKLLHSWYTMLKHRHFSKAEEIKTTLLKHQRKISKKQELYLHYQLMLFRQQLWMNQTEDLEKMKHELMQHKDDMNEELAYYFYFFLGLYEALNSDQNDAIYYLEKAEERLSFLNDELEEAEFHFRTSGVYYNNRYSLLSIRHVQKAMDIFAKHGDDHSLYRCKIVLGLNYSDQKKYEEAEALFIEIIEYVKIIDDQELLGIVYYDAGFIQSRQNRHKKALEYFKKALRLPAYRKSAHSYVSCLYETVRSCYKENLTDEGMKYIQKGLKEAVASQFDILRIKFQILFLLYSQTPKADEQIARLVTCLERKEAWIDLEDLLADVSDFYKKRATLSEPPFLS is encoded by the coding sequence ATGAATTTTAAAAGTGATAAATCCATTAAAAAACTTCTCCATTCGTGGTATACAATGCTAAAGCATCGACATTTTTCGAAGGCTGAAGAAATCAAAACAACTCTATTAAAACATCAACGTAAAATATCAAAAAAACAGGAACTCTATTTACATTATCAGCTGATGCTTTTTCGCCAGCAGCTCTGGATGAATCAGACAGAGGACTTAGAAAAAATGAAACATGAATTGATGCAGCACAAAGATGATATGAACGAAGAACTGGCCTATTACTTTTACTTCTTTCTCGGACTTTACGAAGCTTTAAACAGCGATCAAAATGATGCGATCTACTATCTCGAAAAGGCGGAAGAACGACTGTCGTTCCTTAACGATGAGCTGGAGGAAGCAGAGTTCCATTTCCGTACAAGTGGTGTTTATTACAACAACCGCTATTCGTTGCTATCGATTCGTCATGTTCAAAAAGCCATGGATATCTTTGCAAAGCATGGGGATGACCACAGCCTCTATCGTTGTAAAATTGTGCTTGGTCTTAATTATAGTGATCAAAAAAAATATGAAGAAGCAGAAGCTCTTTTTATTGAGATCATCGAATACGTGAAAATCATTGATGATCAAGAACTGCTCGGTATCGTTTATTATGACGCTGGCTTTATTCAGTCGAGGCAAAACCGTCACAAGAAAGCGCTGGAATACTTTAAAAAAGCACTTCGTCTCCCAGCATACCGGAAGTCCGCACACTCCTATGTATCGTGCCTCTACGAAACTGTGCGTTCCTGTTATAAAGAAAATTTAACCGATGAAGGAATGAAGTATATTCAAAAAGGATTGAAAGAAGCCGTTGCTTCTCAATTTGATATATTAAGAATCAAGTTCCAAATCTTATTTCTTCTCTACAGCCAAACGCCAAAGGCAGATGAGCAGATTGCAAGGCTCGTCACATGCCTTGAACGAAAAGAAGCTTGGATTGATCTTGAGGATCTGCTTGCCGATGTCTCAGATTTTTATAAAAAAAGGGCGACTTTGAGCGAGCCGCCTTTTTTATCATGA
- a CDS encoding flagellar hook-basal body protein, whose translation MLRTMINAAVSMNEVQKQLDIISNNIANSETTGYRAKNTRFSELIRQQFNQVDEKNAQVANSRLTPDGLRLGTGTMVNASINSLQGSIKETGRDLDVAFGAPSQYMQVNVGGNIRYTRDGSLYLQPGNNRNQVQLVTSEGHPILDENGNEIVLNANFRDISIDKNGRLTAISRDNQPNQQVNLGVVQVNNSSALVSEGDNLFSVDGTYQGALTALNGANRQAIQLQQGALETSNVDMSKELTDLMTTQRSYQMNSRTITMGDQMLGLVNTIR comes from the coding sequence ATGCTTAGAACGATGATCAATGCAGCTGTATCAATGAACGAAGTACAAAAGCAGCTTGATATTATCAGTAATAACATCGCGAACAGTGAAACAACAGGGTACCGTGCGAAAAATACCCGTTTCTCAGAGCTGATCAGACAACAGTTCAACCAGGTGGATGAAAAAAATGCGCAGGTGGCAAACAGTCGTCTGACACCTGATGGGCTAAGGCTTGGTACAGGTACGATGGTGAATGCGTCCATTAACTCGCTGCAAGGCTCGATTAAAGAAACAGGTCGTGATCTTGATGTTGCATTTGGAGCGCCGTCTCAGTATATGCAGGTCAATGTCGGCGGCAATATTCGTTATACAAGAGACGGTTCTCTTTACTTACAGCCAGGCAATAATCGTAATCAAGTGCAGCTTGTCACTAGCGAAGGCCATCCGATTCTTGATGAAAACGGAAATGAAATCGTCTTAAATGCGAATTTCCGTGATATTTCAATTGATAAAAATGGACGTCTAACAGCCATTTCAAGAGATAATCAACCGAATCAGCAAGTGAATCTAGGTGTTGTACAAGTCAATAACTCTTCAGCACTTGTCTCTGAAGGAGATAATTTGTTCTCAGTTGACGGTACTTATCAAGGTGCATTAACGGCACTAAATGGAGCAAACCGCCAAGCGATTCAGCTTCAGCAAGGTGCACTTGAAACGTCGAATGTGGACATGTCTAAAGAATTAACAGATCTCATGACAACACAGCGCTCCTATCAGATGAATTCAAGAACGATTACGATGGGTGATCAAATGCTTGGACTAGTGAATACAATTCGATAA
- a CDS encoding flagellar hook-basal body protein, with protein sequence MLKGLYTATSAMIAQERRTEMLSNNIANANTPGYKADEGTMRAFPEMLLSRMESGRFQTSSGKGFSVPQQTPIGGINTGTYMQELIPQFTQGTLKTTDQTTDVALVENNVPINPETNQKSALFYAVNTPEGVRYTKSSSITMNAQNQLTINGRALLSVTGQPITVQSENFKVNADGTVSENGQNLGQIDVRVAMDTRNLAREGNDLYRTADNQPLPSAVNNGQMSYTLSQGVSELSNVDVTKSYTEMTTAYRAFETNQKVVQAYDKSLEKAVNEIGRVY encoded by the coding sequence GTGTTAAAAGGACTATATACCGCAACATCTGCCATGATCGCTCAAGAGCGGCGGACAGAAATGCTTTCAAATAATATCGCAAATGCGAATACGCCAGGATATAAAGCGGATGAGGGGACCATGCGGGCATTTCCAGAAATGCTGCTAAGCCGAATGGAGTCAGGACGTTTCCAAACTTCCTCAGGCAAAGGTTTTAGTGTTCCACAGCAAACGCCGATTGGCGGCATTAATACGGGGACATATATGCAGGAACTGATTCCTCAATTTACACAAGGAACTTTAAAAACAACAGATCAAACAACGGATGTCGCACTAGTCGAAAATAATGTGCCGATCAACCCGGAGACCAATCAGAAATCAGCGCTTTTTTATGCGGTCAATACACCAGAAGGCGTTCGTTATACGAAAAGCAGCTCAATTACAATGAACGCACAAAATCAGTTGACTATCAATGGACGTGCCCTTCTTTCTGTCACAGGTCAGCCAATTACGGTTCAGAGTGAGAATTTCAAAGTGAATGCAGATGGAACTGTGAGTGAAAATGGACAAAATCTCGGGCAAATTGATGTGCGTGTTGCGATGGATACAAGGAACTTAGCGAGAGAAGGAAATGATTTATACCGTACAGCTGATAACCAGCCCCTGCCAAGCGCAGTCAATAACGGTCAAATGTCCTATACGTTAAGTCAAGGTGTATCGGAGCTGTCGAACGTGGATGTGACGAAATCATATACAGAAATGACAACCGCCTATCGAGCATTTGAAACAAACCAAAAAGTGGTTCAGGCGTATGATAAAAGCTTAGAAAAAGCAGTGAATGAAATCGGCAGAGTGTACTAA
- the mbl gene encoding cell shape-determining protein Mbl — protein sequence MFARDIGIDLGTANVLIHVKGKGIVLNEPSVVALDKNSGKVLAVGEEARRMVGRTPGNIVAIRPLKDGVIADFEVTEAMLKHFINSLNVKGLFSKPRMLICCPTNITSVEQKAIKEAAEKSGGKHVFLEEEPKVAAIGAGMDIFQPSGNMVVDIGGGTTDIAVISMGDIVTASSIKMSGDKFDLEILNYIKKEYKLLIGERTAEDIKIQVATVFPDARHEEISIRGRDMVTGLPRTITVTSKEVEEALRESVSAIVQAAKQVLERTPPELSADIIDRGVIITGGGALLNGLDQLLAEELKVPVFVAENPMDCVAVGTGVMLDNMDKLPKRKLS from the coding sequence ATGTTTGCTAGGGATATTGGAATTGATCTTGGTACTGCCAATGTACTGATTCATGTCAAAGGAAAAGGAATTGTGTTAAATGAACCATCTGTTGTAGCTCTTGACAAAAACAGCGGGAAAGTTTTGGCTGTTGGAGAAGAGGCTAGACGTATGGTTGGACGTACGCCTGGGAATATTGTTGCGATTCGTCCATTAAAAGATGGCGTAATTGCTGATTTTGAAGTAACTGAAGCGATGCTCAAGCATTTTATTAACTCATTAAATGTGAAAGGGCTATTCTCAAAGCCGCGTATGCTCATCTGCTGCCCAACAAACATTACATCTGTTGAGCAGAAGGCGATCAAAGAAGCTGCTGAAAAAAGCGGCGGTAAGCATGTATTTCTTGAAGAAGAGCCGAAAGTAGCAGCTATTGGTGCTGGTATGGATATTTTTCAGCCAAGTGGAAACATGGTCGTAGATATTGGAGGCGGAACGACAGATATCGCTGTCATCTCAATGGGTGACATTGTAACCGCCTCTTCTATTAAAATGTCTGGAGATAAATTTGATCTGGAAATTCTCAACTACATTAAAAAAGAGTACAAGCTGTTGATCGGTGAACGCACGGCTGAGGATATTAAGATCCAAGTTGCAACGGTATTCCCAGACGCACGTCATGAAGAGATTTCAATTCGTGGACGAGACATGGTGACAGGATTACCAAGAACGATTACCGTCACAAGCAAAGAAGTAGAAGAAGCATTGCGTGAATCTGTATCTGCGATTGTTCAGGCTGCGAAGCAAGTTCTTGAGAGAACACCGCCTGAATTATCAGCTGATATTATTGATCGCGGCGTCATCATTACAGGTGGCGGAGCTCTTCTAAACGGGCTTGATCAATTGCTTGCAGAAGAGCTGAAAGTACCAGTTTTCGTGGCTGAGAATCCGATGGATTGCGTAGCTGTTGGTACTGGCGTCATGCTTGATAATATGGACAAGCTGCCAAAGCGTAAACTCAGCTAA
- the spoIIID gene encoding sporulation transcriptional regulator SpoIIID, with protein sequence MHDYIKERTIKIGKYIVETKKTVRVIAKEFGVSKSTVHKDLTERLPEINPDLANEVKEILDYHKSIRHLRGGEATKLKYKKEEILEGEPVKQ encoded by the coding sequence GTGCACGATTACATCAAAGAGCGAACAATCAAGATAGGAAAGTATATCGTGGAGACAAAGAAAACCGTTCGTGTAATTGCGAAAGAATTTGGAGTCTCTAAAAGTACTGTACACAAGGATTTAACAGAAAGACTGCCAGAAATTAATCCAGATCTGGCTAATGAAGTGAAGGAGATACTGGATTATCATAAATCAATCCGCCACTTGCGAGGGGGAGAAGCCACTAAATTAAAGTATAAAAAAGAAGAAATTTTAGAAGGCGAGCCTGTGAAACAATAA
- a CDS encoding MarR family winged helix-turn-helix transcriptional regulator produces the protein MDTLNRECLHQIHQSARLLSKKANEALAAYDLYMSQWTVLFCLDTFGPKTQKDIWTYLNVEAPTITRTVTRLEANGWVKRVQGKDKRENLIVMTDDAKARFEEIKRTMEQFEEECLSNFTHEEKQLLHTLLHKLSTE, from the coding sequence ATGGATACGTTAAATAGAGAGTGTTTACATCAAATACACCAAAGCGCCAGGTTGCTGTCTAAAAAGGCGAACGAAGCGCTTGCTGCTTATGACTTGTACATGTCCCAATGGACTGTACTTTTTTGTTTGGATACATTCGGCCCGAAAACCCAAAAAGACATTTGGACATATTTGAACGTCGAAGCCCCAACCATTACCCGAACCGTAACCCGTCTAGAAGCAAATGGCTGGGTGAAACGTGTACAAGGAAAAGACAAACGTGAAAATCTGATCGTGATGACAGATGATGCTAAGGCCCGATTTGAAGAAATCAAACGTACGATGGAACAATTTGAAGAAGAATGTCTTTCAAATTTCACCCACGAAGAAAAACAACTCCTCCATACACTTTTACACAAATTATCAACTGAATAG
- a CDS encoding MFS transporter, translating into MNERIWTRDFIMIVLVNLFTFTSFYALLTLLPIYTMDELNGTESQGGLLVTVFLLSAIVTRPFSGAIIEKFGKKQMAIFSSTAFALLTYLYIPIDQFQTLLMLRFVQGIFFSILTTVTSAIAADMIPKHKRGEGLGYFVMSMNLAVVIGPFIALNQVGKVGFHSLFLLFSIIVTIGAAFTMLIRQPELEDGGSVVFRFTFSHLFEKGALKTAAVGIIISFCYSPIISFISVYANSLDLMGASSYFFIVFAAAMLGSRPFTGRLFDRVGPHIVIYPSIALFAIGLWMLTATHSATMLLLSGGVIGLGYGSLVPCLQTLAIQHSPAHRTGYATATFFTLYDTGIAAGSFVFGLLVSFTDFSNVYLIAGIVVLLSMFVFYWSERKPQEAEAQKVSLSE; encoded by the coding sequence ATGAACGAACGCATTTGGACGAGAGACTTTATCATGATTGTCCTGGTGAATTTATTTACGTTCACCTCTTTTTATGCCCTTTTAACCTTGCTACCTATTTACACAATGGATGAACTAAATGGAACAGAATCACAGGGCGGTCTCCTTGTGACGGTCTTCTTATTGTCTGCCATTGTGACAAGACCGTTTTCAGGAGCGATTATTGAGAAATTCGGTAAAAAACAGATGGCGATTTTCTCATCAACGGCTTTTGCCTTACTCACTTACTTATACATCCCAATTGATCAATTCCAAACGCTTCTCATGCTGCGTTTCGTGCAGGGCATCTTTTTTAGCATTTTGACGACAGTAACCAGTGCCATTGCGGCAGATATGATTCCAAAACATAAACGTGGGGAAGGACTCGGCTACTTTGTCATGTCCATGAACCTCGCTGTGGTCATCGGTCCATTTATCGCACTGAATCAAGTAGGAAAAGTAGGATTCCATTCCTTATTCCTTCTTTTTTCCATTATCGTTACCATTGGTGCCGCTTTTACGATGCTGATCAGACAGCCAGAGCTTGAAGATGGGGGTAGTGTCGTCTTCCGATTTACTTTTTCTCATCTGTTTGAAAAAGGTGCATTAAAAACAGCGGCAGTCGGCATCATTATTTCCTTCTGTTATTCGCCGATCATTTCATTTATTTCAGTCTATGCCAATTCCCTTGACTTGATGGGGGCAAGCAGTTATTTCTTTATTGTGTTTGCGGCAGCAATGCTTGGATCACGTCCATTTACAGGCAGACTTTTTGACCGAGTAGGACCTCACATTGTGATCTATCCTTCGATTGCTCTTTTTGCGATTGGTTTATGGATGCTGACAGCTACACATTCAGCTACAATGCTTCTTCTATCAGGTGGTGTCATTGGACTTGGCTATGGATCGCTAGTACCATGTTTACAAACACTTGCCATTCAGCACTCACCAGCTCACCGTACAGGCTATGCGACGGCTACTTTCTTCACTTTATATGATACGGGTATTGCTGCTGGCTCATTTGTATTTGGTCTTCTTGTCAGCTTCACAGACTTTTCAAACGTATATCTCATTGCAGGTATTGTTGTCTTGCTCAGTATGTTTGTTTTTTATTGGAGTGAACGAAAGCCCCAAGAAGCAGAAGCACAGAAGGTCTCCCTATCAGAATAG
- a CDS encoding undecaprenyl-diphosphatase, with protein MNYELFKVIHGMAHHSEFLDQAMIFITKKAILVYALVLLICWFLGNHKFKKHVFFSGVTGIAALIVNFAITLFHYEERPFVAHKVDTLIPHSADASFPSDHTTGALALSLAIRSRNKKLGNILLVFGLLTGFSRIWVGHHYPLDVLGSLVVSIVVVFIMNKLWKFFNSPIDRIVTFYETIVGKIFRRKQKDQGSDLSNS; from the coding sequence TTGAATTACGAATTGTTTAAAGTGATACACGGGATGGCTCATCATTCTGAGTTTTTAGATCAGGCCATGATTTTCATTACGAAAAAGGCCATTCTTGTGTACGCCCTTGTCTTATTGATTTGCTGGTTTTTAGGTAATCACAAATTTAAGAAGCATGTCTTCTTTTCCGGTGTAACGGGTATCGCGGCACTTATCGTCAATTTTGCGATTACACTGTTTCATTATGAGGAGCGGCCGTTTGTGGCGCATAAAGTCGACACACTCATTCCGCACTCAGCAGATGCTTCCTTCCCAAGTGACCATACAACAGGTGCACTGGCTCTTTCACTTGCCATTCGATCTCGTAATAAAAAGCTTGGCAACATCTTGCTCGTCTTTGGATTACTCACAGGATTCTCCCGCATCTGGGTCGGTCACCATTATCCATTAGATGTTTTAGGCAGCTTGGTCGTATCGATTGTGGTCGTCTTTATCATGAATAAATTATGGAAATTCTTTAACTCTCCAATTGATCGCATCGTTACTTTCTATGAGACAATTGTAGGGAAAATATTTAGAAGGAAGCAAAAGGATCAGGGCTCTGACCTGTCTAACTCTTAA
- a CDS encoding MFS transporter, translating to MKKWRDNRKVFLTAIAFGTMLNPLNSSMISLALHQIQHEFGLSFTTVSWLISSFYLASAVTQPVSGRVGDHVMSRRTLFLFGLGLVAVSAICAPFAPTFAVLIVIRLLQAIGSSAIYPSGVGLIRDHIQDKQASALAVLSIFASAMTALGPTLGGFLMTIGGWPAIFLVNLPFILISFFLGLSLFPKEQKKRKLRIGETVRKLDLPGMLLFTVCIVLLLSFLLSLGHGIQYVQGILCLLSAGAFIWWEYQVDEPFIQIRMFRQEQRLSLVYVQFIILNIFFYCLFFGLPSYFQDELGWRVEMTGLFMLCMSGVSIIVSPLTGKWVDRGDERHPVLASAVLMLAGASAMTFFFIPAPLWGKGLVLALLGLSYGIGNVALQAAMLKASPQYMIGTSSGLFQTCRYLGSILSSAVLGMLFGDEIAGPHFEQLGWTLIMISLIGIGVSLYFSNKVRGGQSIKKAAR from the coding sequence ATGAAGAAGTGGAGGGACAACCGAAAAGTCTTTTTAACTGCGATTGCCTTTGGGACCATGTTAAATCCGTTGAATTCCTCAATGATTTCTTTGGCCTTGCATCAAATCCAGCATGAATTCGGTTTGTCATTTACGACTGTATCTTGGCTTATTTCGTCTTTTTATTTAGCTAGTGCGGTGACGCAGCCGGTGAGCGGCCGGGTTGGGGATCATGTGATGAGCCGGAGAACATTATTTTTATTCGGACTGGGTCTTGTCGCGGTCTCAGCCATCTGTGCGCCGTTTGCCCCGACGTTTGCGGTGCTGATTGTGATCCGGCTATTGCAGGCAATTGGGAGCAGTGCCATTTATCCTTCCGGTGTCGGACTCATTCGGGATCATATTCAAGACAAGCAGGCATCGGCGTTAGCGGTATTGTCCATTTTTGCTTCAGCGATGACGGCGCTTGGACCGACACTTGGCGGCTTTTTAATGACAATCGGCGGCTGGCCGGCTATCTTTTTAGTGAATCTGCCTTTTATTTTAATCAGCTTCTTTCTTGGACTATCTTTGTTTCCAAAGGAGCAGAAAAAGAGAAAGCTGCGTATAGGTGAAACGGTACGGAAGCTCGATCTGCCAGGGATGCTGCTTTTTACAGTTTGTATTGTCCTTCTGCTTTCGTTTTTATTATCACTAGGTCATGGCATTCAATATGTACAGGGGATTCTTTGTCTCTTGAGTGCAGGCGCTTTTATTTGGTGGGAGTATCAGGTGGATGAACCGTTTATTCAAATTCGGATGTTCAGACAGGAGCAGCGACTTTCACTCGTGTATGTGCAATTTATCATTTTAAATATCTTTTTCTATTGTCTTTTCTTTGGTTTGCCGAGCTATTTCCAAGATGAATTAGGCTGGCGTGTGGAAATGACGGGTCTTTTTATGCTTTGCATGTCTGGGGTGAGCATCATTGTCTCTCCGCTGACGGGTAAGTGGGTGGACCGCGGGGATGAACGCCATCCGGTATTAGCCAGTGCGGTATTGATGCTGGCTGGGGCGTCTGCGATGACCTTCTTTTTTATTCCGGCACCATTATGGGGAAAAGGGCTGGTTCTAGCGCTGCTTGGACTTAGTTACGGGATTGGAAATGTTGCACTGCAAGCTGCGATGCTCAAGGCAAGCCCTCAGTATATGATTGGCACGTCCTCTGGGCTTTTTCAAACATGCCGCTACCTTGGTTCCATTCTGTCGTCTGCTGTCCTCGGTATGCTGTTTGGTGATGAAATTGCTGGTCCTCATTTTGAGCAGTTAGGCTGGACGTTGATTATGATTTCCCTTATCGGCATCGGTGTCAGTCTTTATTTTTCGAACAAGGTTAGAGGAGGACAGTCAATAAAAAAAGCGGCGCGATAA
- a CDS encoding transporter substrate-binding domain-containing protein, with translation MVRCYTYLKAYFLLIWRTAEKEEKLIIKKRRFWVPALFSVAVLLLSSCGANETNGNGDKRNSTAKGSPILEDGKFIFAASGEFHPFSYMDGNQMSGFDIDVGNAISDKLGLEPIQKKYKFAGIVEGVKSGKFDAAVASHTINEERKKHVLLSKPYYYSGPQIFTRPGADIQHADDLKGKEIAVSKGSSYADIAKEHSGQEPKYYDSDVVALEALANGKHNAVVTDFATGAEAMKKKLKIEAQERLGQSEQAIAVSKENEQLIKEINDAIDALKKDGTLKQISEKYFDEDITVKQN, from the coding sequence ATGGTAAGATGCTACACATATTTAAAAGCCTACTTTCTCCTTATATGGAGAACGGCTGAAAAGGAGGAGAAGCTTATTATTAAGAAAAGACGGTTTTGGGTCCCAGCCCTTTTCTCGGTTGCAGTATTACTTCTGTCTTCGTGTGGTGCAAATGAAACAAATGGGAACGGAGATAAACGTAATTCTACAGCGAAAGGGTCGCCAATTTTGGAGGATGGAAAATTTATATTTGCAGCATCAGGTGAATTTCACCCGTTCAGTTACATGGATGGAAATCAGATGTCAGGCTTTGATATCGATGTAGGCAATGCGATTAGTGACAAACTAGGCCTCGAGCCTATACAGAAGAAATATAAATTCGCAGGCATCGTTGAAGGTGTGAAATCAGGAAAATTTGATGCGGCAGTTGCAAGTCATACCATCAATGAGGAACGAAAAAAACACGTCCTTCTTTCTAAGCCATACTACTACTCTGGTCCGCAAATTTTCACAAGACCTGGAGCAGACATTCAACATGCTGATGATTTAAAAGGCAAAGAAATCGCTGTTTCAAAAGGCTCATCCTACGCTGATATTGCAAAGGAACATAGCGGACAGGAACCAAAATATTACGACAGTGATGTAGTCGCTTTAGAAGCACTAGCCAACGGAAAACACAATGCAGTCGTGACGGATTTCGCCACAGGTGCAGAAGCCATGAAGAAAAAATTAAAGATTGAAGCACAAGAAAGACTCGGACAAAGCGAGCAGGCAATTGCTGTATCTAAAGAAAATGAACAGCTCATAAAAGAGATCAACGATGCGATTGACGCATTAAAAAAGGACGGAACATTAAAACAAATTAGCGAGAAATACTTTGATGAAGACATCACGGTCAAACAAAATTAA
- a CDS encoding amino acid ABC transporter permease, translating into MEMIVLPSLSHFFQTLIDSRGIFLEGMLLTLQLTVISIFIGMFIGLFFALLKISRVAVFGYIANAYIFLVRGTPLIVQIFILYFGLTELNIPDFWAASIALAFHNGAYIAEIFRGAIQSIDQGQKEAGRSLGMGRFLTMRRIILPQAMRRALPPLGNQFIIGLKDSSLAAFISVNELFNVATTQGSNSFDNMTYLLVVAVYYLVLVLLLTFAVQTFEKKLSVSDH; encoded by the coding sequence ATGGAGATGATTGTTTTGCCTAGCCTATCACATTTTTTTCAGACGCTGATTGATTCAAGAGGTATTTTTTTAGAAGGAATGCTACTCACGTTACAGCTCACTGTGATCAGCATCTTCATCGGCATGTTCATCGGGCTTTTCTTTGCTTTATTGAAAATATCACGCGTGGCTGTCTTCGGTTATATCGCCAACGCCTATATCTTCCTTGTACGCGGCACACCACTGATTGTTCAAATTTTCATCCTATATTTTGGACTGACAGAATTAAATATCCCCGACTTCTGGGCCGCTTCCATTGCGCTCGCCTTTCATAATGGAGCGTATATAGCAGAAATATTCAGAGGTGCCATCCAATCAATCGATCAAGGGCAAAAAGAGGCTGGACGCTCTCTTGGCATGGGGCGTTTTCTAACAATGAGACGTATTATTCTCCCGCAAGCGATGCGGCGTGCCCTCCCTCCTCTTGGCAACCAGTTCATTATTGGCTTAAAAGATTCATCACTCGCCGCCTTTATTAGCGTCAATGAACTATTTAACGTCGCCACGACCCAAGGCTCAAACAGCTTTGACAATATGACCTATTTACTTGTTGTAGCCGTCTATTACTTAGTTCTTGTCCTGCTGTTAACATTCGCTGTCCAAACCTTTGAGAAGAAACTATCAGTCAGTGACCATTAG
- a CDS encoding amino acid ABC transporter ATP-binding protein has product MTESKELIRVEKLNKHFGELHVLKDIDLTVYENDVVVLIGASGSGKSTLLRCMNFLEIKNDGEIVIDGSPVHPKRDQLNEMRQKIGMVFQHFNLFPHKTVLENIIEAPVMVKKTKKAQAVSEANALLEKVGLADKANVYPSKLSGGQKQRVAIARALAMKPDVMLFDEPTSALDPELVGEVLQTMKSLAKEGMTMVIVTHEMGFAKEVADRVVYMHEGRIVEEGTPSKLFDSPQEERTKLFLSSIL; this is encoded by the coding sequence ATGACAGAATCAAAGGAACTCATTCGTGTTGAAAAACTCAATAAACACTTCGGAGAACTGCATGTTTTAAAGGATATCGACCTCACTGTTTATGAAAATGATGTGGTCGTCTTAATTGGAGCCAGTGGCTCTGGAAAAAGCACCTTGCTCCGCTGTATGAACTTTTTAGAAATCAAAAATGATGGAGAAATCGTCATTGATGGCAGCCCTGTTCACCCAAAACGCGATCAATTAAACGAGATGCGGCAAAAAATAGGCATGGTGTTTCAGCATTTTAACCTCTTTCCGCATAAAACTGTGCTTGAAAACATCATCGAAGCGCCTGTTATGGTGAAAAAAACAAAAAAGGCTCAAGCTGTATCAGAAGCCAATGCCCTGTTAGAAAAGGTCGGACTTGCGGATAAAGCCAACGTATATCCTTCTAAGCTATCAGGCGGTCAAAAGCAGCGTGTGGCTATTGCAAGAGCTCTCGCCATGAAACCAGATGTCATGTTATTTGACGAACCTACGTCTGCCCTCGATCCAGAGCTTGTAGGCGAGGTACTGCAAACAATGAAAAGTCTCGCAAAAGAAGGCATGACGATGGTCATCGTCACACATGAAATGGGCTTTGCGAAAGAAGTCGCCGATCGTGTCGTCTATATGCACGAAGGCCGTATCGTCGAAGAAGGCACGCCATCAAAATTGTTCGATTCCCCTCAAGAGGAACGAACCAAGCTTTTTCTCAGCTCCATTTTATAG